Proteins encoded in a region of the Triticum dicoccoides isolate Atlit2015 ecotype Zavitan chromosome 3A, WEW_v2.0, whole genome shotgun sequence genome:
- the LOC119267009 gene encoding uncharacterized protein LOC119267009 codes for MTEGGFVVAICQHGGEFTSGPNGNLIYKGGEAHAVDVSQEMSLDSFKDEVSKVFHVDVTDMSFKYFLPNNNRTLITISCDRDLQRMVDFTASAAQADVFVISRVENRSVVTYTGASTVKAGSNAHGDKRKRTASKNKASKSNKKTASATGVAVQADTNDLNQPTNDLNQPTNDLNQPTSDINQPRALVTLNDYNEDFPLEFGHDVAFPTTAGAVSSAPDDLNHDKLALVDTTQREPTGFFDDAVNAYDGSDIIIDPPQELTNNPALFWEDIIKGVGQEFDNVKDFRAQLCKYSIGKGFVYRFIKNETTRVTVKCVADGCTWRLHASESSRNKKFVIKKMTDEHTCGGEGGEGQRRATRQWLTTIIKQKLRENSLLKPKDLVKEIHEEYGVMLTYSQVWRGREVAQKEMFHVQREASGHLPWYGERLMQTNPGSILDLSEFSENRRFIFAFHASLEGFASGCRPLLFLDKVPLKATNEYKLLVAAAVDADDGVFPVAFNVVEDDNYENWVWFLMKLRIALQYHNYPLNAMTFLSNGQKGLDAAVAHAFEGSHHAFCLHHIMEEFKGELKKGPWSQQIRDAMVEDFTRAAQACSIDDFNASIESIRNISTEAADWIIASKPEHWSDAIFRGCRYDHFSSNIVDAFNNWIPTKKEGSMVLMVDSLRTKIMETIEARREACKSWEGPLTPSIDYKAKDEITKAGKLTVLCSSETVFEVRGSGIFVVNLANCECTCRRWQLSGLPCMHVIAVCNRIGRSFYEYCSKFFTTDSYRQTYSGTIYPIPDMDTLDFSAAAMVPPPRPRTSDKPRRKRFNPNKPTTLIRLCSRCKQVGHNKATCEAAFL; via the exons ATGACAGAGGGTGGTTTTGTGGTAGCCATTTGCCAACATGGTGGGGAGTTCACTTCTGGTCCCAATGGGAATTTGATCTACAAAGGAGGAGAAGCGCATGCTGTTGACGTCTCTCAGGAGATGTCCCTTGACAGCTTCAAGGATGAGGTGTCCAAGGTGTTCCATGTTGATGTCACCGATATGTCGTTCAAGTACTTCCTTCCGAACAATAACAGGACGCTCATCACAATCTCATGTGATAGAGATTTGCAACGGATGGTTGATTTTACTGCTAGTGCTGCCCAAGCAGATGTTTTTGTGATAAGTAGAGTGGAGAACAG GAGTGTCGTAACGTACACTGGAGCTTCCACTGTTAAAGCTGGATCTAATGCACATGGCGACAAAAGGAAAAGGACAGCTTCCAAAAACAA GGCATCCAAAAGTAATAAGAAGACCGCCAGTGCTACTGGTGTTGCAGTTCAAGCTGATACCAATGATCTTAATCAACCTACCAATGATCTCAATCAACCTACCAATGATCTCAATCAACCTACCAGTGATATAAATCAACCAAGAGCTTTGGTGACCTTGAATGATTACAACGA GGATTTTCCACTGGAATTTGGCCATGATGTTGCCTTTCCCACCACAGCTGGAGCTGTTTCCTCTGCTCCAGACGATCTGAATCATGACAAGCTTGCTCTCGTTGATACCACACAAAG GGAACCTACTGGTTTTTTTGATGATGCAGTCAATGCATATGATGGTTCTGATATCATAATAGATCCTCCACAGGAGCTTACCAATAATCCTGCTTTGTTTTGGGAGGACATTATCAAAGGTGTTGGCCAAGAATTTGATAATGTGAAGGATTTCCGAGCTCAGTTGTGCAAGTACTCCATCGGCAAAGGATTTGTGTACCGATTTATTAAGAATGAAACCACCCGTGTCACTGTAAAGTGTGTTGCGGATGGCTGCACCTGGCGATTGCATGCATCCGAGTCATCTCGTAACAAGAAATTTGTTATCAAGAAAATGACTGATGAGCATACATGTGGAGGAGAAGGCGGAGAGGGTCAGCGGCGAGCAACAAGACAGTGGCTGACTACCATCATTAAGCAGAAACTGCGTGAGAACTCATTGCTCAAACCAAAGGATCTTGTGAAGGAAATACATGAGGAGTATGGGGTTATGCTGACCTATTCACAGGTTTGGCGAGGTAGAGAAGTGGCTCAGAAGGAGATGTTTCATGTTCAGAGGGAGGCATCCGGCCATTTGCCCTGGTATGGGGAGAGGCTTATGCAGACTAACCCAGGGAGTATACTTGACTTGTCTGAGTTCTCTGAAAACAGACGTTTCATTTTTGCATTCCATGCTTCTTTGGAAGGCTTTGCAAGTGGGTGCAGGCCCCTCCTTTTTCTTGACAAGGTTCCGCTCAAAGCGACAAATGAGTATAAGTTGCTGGTTGCTGCTGCAGTTGATGCAGATGATGGTGTCTTTCCAGTTGCATTTAATGTGGTTGAAGATGATAATTACGAGAACTGGGTTTGGTTCTTGATGAAGCTGAGGATTGCTCTCCAGTATCATAACTACCCATTGAATGCTATGACATTCTTGTCCAATGGACAAAAGGGTCTGGATGCTGCTGTCGCACATGCTTTTGAAGGTAGCCACCATGCCTTCTGTTTGCATCATATCATGGAGGAATTCAAAGGAGAACTGAAGAAGGGACCATGGTCGCAACAGATAAGAGATGCGATGGTCGAGGATTTTACTCGTGCAGCCCAAGCATGCAGCATTGATGATTTTAATGCATCAATTGAGAGCATAAGGAATATATCCACTGAAGCTGCCGACTGGATCATTGCGAGTAAGCCAGAGCATTGGTCAGATGCCATCTTCAGAGGCTGTCGGTATGACCATTTCTCATCGAACATTGTTGATGCGTTTAATAACTGGATACCTACAAAGAAGGAGGGGTCCATGGTGCTGATGGTGGACTCTCTGAGGACAAAAATAATGGAGACAATAGAAGCGAGGCGTGAAGCCTGCAAGTCATGGGAAGGGCCTCTAACACCTTCCATTGATTACAAAGCAAAGGATGAGATAACCAAGGCTGGCAAGCTGACCGTGCTATGCTCTTCTGAGACCGTGTTTGAAGTGCGGGGCAGCGGTATTTTTGTTGTTAATCTTGCAAACTGCGAATGCACGTGCCGGAGGTGGCAACTTTCTGGCCTCCCCTGCATGCATGTTATTGCTGTGTGTAACAGGATTGGGCGGTCTTTCTACGAATACTGCTCAAAGTTTTTCACAACAGATAGCTACCGTCAGACATACTCAGGAACAATCTACCCAATTCCCGACATGGACACCCTTGATTTTAGCGCTGCGGCAATGGTCCCGCCTCCCAGGCCACGGACATCAGATAAACCTAGAAGGAAGCGGTTTAACCCCAACAAGCCAACCACTCTTATACGGCTCTGTAGCAGGTGCAAGCAAGTAGGCCACAACAAGGCCACCTGTGAAGCTGCTTTTCTGTAG